In one Pseudomonas fitomaticsae genomic region, the following are encoded:
- a CDS encoding DUF1656 domain-containing protein, with protein MPIDFEIGGVYLPPIAQALLLAIPVFLVLDWGLRRLGVLRFVWHEALFEGALYACVCAALILLMGA; from the coding sequence TTGCCCATTGATTTCGAGATTGGCGGCGTTTATCTGCCTCCCATCGCCCAGGCCCTGTTGCTGGCCATACCGGTTTTTCTGGTGCTCGACTGGGGTTTGCGCCGGCTTGGCGTCCTGCGTTTTGTCTGGCATGAGGCGCTGTTCGAAGGCGCCTTGTACGCCTGTGTTTGCGCTGCACTGATTTTGCTGATGGGAGCCTGA